A portion of the Lolium rigidum isolate FL_2022 chromosome 1, APGP_CSIRO_Lrig_0.1, whole genome shotgun sequence genome contains these proteins:
- the LOC124707605 gene encoding uncharacterized protein LOC124707605, whose protein sequence is MASLPQPMPYSYYPSTGSVHHAGKAAPDEGRGSFGPVFVVLAVITFLATAACIAGRLCGRRSSSASRGKSSSADAEKGLGQKHPVVAMRPLPSSRATVHDVLDDDVFEIKFAQVKPPEMGRDPRDGTGCGGGRVQALLPPPQLGLPRQYAPPPGFRCAPANVAGVPRQASHPQVRGAEESRAVLR, encoded by the coding sequence ATGGCATCTCTGCCGCAGCCAATGCCATACAGCTACTACCCTTCCACCGGCTCCGTCCACCACGCCGGCAAGGCAGCGCCCGACGAGGGCAGAGGCTCCTTCGGGCCGGTGTTCGTGGTGCTCGCGGTCATCACCTTCCTCGCGACCGCCGCATGCATCGCCGGCCGGCTGTGCGGCCGGAGGTCGTCCTCGGCGTCCAGAGGAAAGTCCTCCTCTGCAGACGCGGAGAAGGGGTTGGGACAGAAGCACCCGGTGGTGGCCATGAGGCCCCTGCCGAGCTCCCGCGCCACGGTCCACGACGTCCTCGACGACGACGTTTTCGAGATCAAGTTCGCGCAGGTGAAGCCGCCGGAAATGGGACGAGATCCGAGAGACGGcaccggctgcggcggcggcagggtgCAGGCGCTGCTGCCTCCGCCGCAGCTCGGCCTGCCGCGACAGTATGCGCCGCCACCAGGTTTCAGGTGTGCTCCTGCAAACGTTGCTGGTGTCCCGAGACAGGCGTCGCATCCCCAGGTGAGGGGTGCTGAGGAGAGCCGTGCGGTCCTCCGATGA